TGGAACAGACACAGGTTTCAGCTCAATAACGGACTTCACCCAAACTTTGATCTGCAACATGATTGGAATGAATTCGGACAGGCGTGTTTCAGCTTTGAAATTTTAAGTGAACTAAAGCAAGACGATACAAAGTCAGTTGATCACTATCGTAAAGAGGCCAAGCAGCTTGAAACAATGTTTATTGAAGATTTACAGCCATTTGGTGATAAGGGATATAATAGGGAACGGTTAGCATAAAATGGGATGTATATATCATAGTGGTGGAGGCCAATGTTGAAGGATTTTATGAAAACCGTTTTCAACCCCTGTTGTTAAAGGTGGGAGGTATGCTATTGACATCATATTATTTCAGGTAAGATCATCAAGATTGCAGCTCTTTAGCCTAACCGAGTGGCTCGTAAGTCAGGAATCATGAAAGGGATATTATCGGCTTAGCTGTATGTGTATTTACATTTTCATCATTGATACGTTCGAAACAATTTTAATTCCTCAGTGAATATGAACAAAATGATCTCCTTGGTAGTAACGCTTGTTTGTGTTTCTGTATCAACCATGGCTTTGAGTCAGCGAAATATTAACGCAGATTCTATCAGGGTTGCATTTGCTATTCCAGAATTAAGCTATGCTGTGGTGCAGGCAGATTCTATACCTGTGATGCATGCGTTTGGCTATCACTCAGTTATGAGTAAAGACACTGCAAGTTTAAACGACCGGTTTCACATAGGTTCAAATACCAAGGCTATGACTGCATATTTAATCGCCAAATATGTAGAGAAAGGTAACTTGACTTGGCAAACCCATTTTTTTGATTTGTACCCTGAATGGAAATTATCTTCAAACCCAGCCTTTTACAATATAACGCTGCTGGATTTGCTTTCTCACAGGTCTTTTGTTCAGCCGTTTCAGGGGTTTGAAGATCCGGAAATACCAGCTTTTACTGGTTCAAAACAACTGCGTAGGAGTTTGTTTGGAAAATTCGTATTGACGTTGCCAGTTGCCAAAAAGGATAGTTTATCTGACTTTGTTTATTCGAACGCCGGCTACACATTAGCTGCACTAATGCTTGAAAAAGCTACAGGTAAATCGTGGGAAGAATTAGTGATTCGAGTATTTAATGATGAGATGCATTTGAATGTACAATTCTCTTGGCCGGACAATCAAACAAAGAAAGATACCTGGGGGCATTATTTTGACAATGGCCAATTAATTCCTGTTCCTTCGAATACAGATTTCCTGATTGATTATACAGAGCCGGCCGGAGATATCAATTTACCCTTTAAGGACTATGTGAAGTTTATCCAACTTCACTTGCAAGGTTTAAATGGAATGAAAAATTATCTGGATGCATCAACTTATCAATTGTTGTTGCAGGGTATATCCGGGTATTCATTAGGATGGTTTAATATCGATGAAAACGGAAGAAGCTTGGTCTACACATAGCGGAACTGTGGGCACCTATTATACTGTAACACATATAGACAGGACAAGGAAAGTAGCCTACATCATATTTACGAACTCATTTACAGAAGATACACAAAAGGGAGTAAGGACTTTAATGAGAAAGCTTAAAGAATA
The Phnomibacter ginsenosidimutans genome window above contains:
- a CDS encoding GIY-YIG nuclease family protein, with the protein product MKSKKEIKDGYKTMKFKIGVFQIRNTVNNKIYIESSTDLVAIWNRHRFQLNNGLHPNFDLQHDWNEFGQACFSFEILSELKQDDTKSVDHYRKEAKQLETMFIEDLQPFGDKGYNRERLA
- a CDS encoding serine hydrolase domain-containing protein, translating into MVVTLVCVSVSTMALSQRNINADSIRVAFAIPELSYAVVQADSIPVMHAFGYHSVMSKDTASLNDRFHIGSNTKAMTAYLIAKYVEKGNLTWQTHFFDLYPEWKLSSNPAFYNITLLDLLSHRSFVQPFQGFEDPEIPAFTGSKQLRRSLFGKFVLTLPVAKKDSLSDFVYSNAGYTLAALMLEKATGKSWEELVIRVFNDEMHLNVQFSWPDNQTKKDTWGHYFDNGQLIPVPSNTDFLIDYTEPAGDINLPFKDYVKFIQLHLQGLNGMKNYLDASTYQLLLQGISGYSLGWFNIDENGRSLVYT